The following nucleotide sequence is from Candidatus Methanoperedens sp..
GGACTTCCGAGGAACTTCGCAAATCCATAATTAAAAGAAAAACAACCTTTGGCGGAAACAAAACTTCCCTGTCGGAATGTATGTCATGGAGCAGGGAAATAGCAGTGGAAAGCATCGGGATGATATATAATTCCCTGAAAGGCGAAAAAAGCCAGGACATATTGTACATGGCAATAGATAAGACTACAAAAAAGACAAAAGCTCTTGGATTAATAGGTGCGGGACTGTATATCGGGTTACAGCTATCTTATTTTTTCGGAGTATCCGGGGAAATCATCCTGAATGTCAAAGGTAAAAGAAAATGGATTGAGAATACAGGTTAATGGCTGAAATATGCCAGATTATTAAAGGGGTCTTTCTACTGATTTTATTTAGTATCTATAGATTATTGTGATAAATTATATAACTCCGTGAATGAAATCTTAATCTGTGATAGATATGAATGAAAATGAGAACATTATAAATAATCCTTTATTTTGCGGTAAGCAGCCTGGTCAAAAAATCTTGCTGAAAATAGATTGGGATGCTCTGGATAGTGCCTGGGCGGACCTGTACAGAGAAGACTATGGATATCTTTTTTCCAGCACTTTCTTCAGCAATAATCGTATCAACATACAAGCCGCACATATTGAGACCGGTATGGTGGATTTGGCATAAAGCCACTATTTATACTGATTTTATTTAGTATCTATAGATTATTGTGATAAATTATATAAATTTGCGGGTAGAATCTTAATCTGTGATAGAAATGAAAGAAAATGAAAAAATTATGAACAAATCCCTCTCATACGGTAAACTTAACAATCCAACCGAAGAGGGATTTATGGAATTAAATCAGGAAGATAAGGAGATATACTTGTTCATGCGTGGAGGATTTGCAGCCAAGTAGGCTGAGATGAAATTATGAATCCACTCGATATCCTGTTATTTATCTGCGAAAAAAGAGAAGAATTTGTAGAACAGGGGTTAAATGCGCATGATGCCTTAAGAGAAGCAAAGCATGTGGCAGCTGAAGAATTTCACATATGCTCTGCATCTATGACAAAATTAATTCCATGAAACAGTAATGATGTTAATTAACCTGAAATCTATTAAAATGGGATATATTAAAATATAAACATATTAAACTGGAAATGAGCTTGAATAAGATTGAATCTTTTCTGATAATAATTCTTCTTATACTTGCCCTCTGGATGGTGGTTAAATGATAGATCACAGAAAAATTTTTAAAAAAGTTACCGACTCTATCGTTACCATCATCCTGTATATACTGCTGCTGGCACTTATAGCAGGGATGTTGCGGATTTTACTTGATATAGGCTCTGTTGCGATAGACTCGCTTGATGGCGGTTTTAATAAAATTGTTACTAACGTTCTAACGCTCTTTATTGTAATCGAGTTCTTCAAGACCTTTGCAGACTACTCCAGATTCGAAAGAATAAAGCTCACCGACATAACAGACGTCACGATTTTAATAACCATGCGTGAGGCCACGGTTGGGTTTTATTCCAAAACATTTGGATTTGAAACGATTTTCGCACTCTCGGCATTGCTGCTGGTGCTCGGAGTGATCAGGGTAATGGCCATCAGGTACTCACCGGAAAAGGCTTGAAAAGATTTGAAAGCATTGCGCTTCTTTGAAAGGAAATCTAATTTATACGATAATATATAGAATATATAGATTATTTAGATAAAATATATAATGTGTAAATTCTAATCTAAAGTTATGAAAGACTTAAAGAGGATTATTAAAAGTTATATACCTAAACGGATAAGTGATATTACTGGGTTTTAAAATATATACTACAACTCCTAAAAATAATTAAGATATATTTGTGAGATAACGATAAAAGAACTATATGAATACAAAAGTAGGTATGAATTCTCCCCGGATAAAAGAATTTGGTGGAGAAATCGATGCTCAGGAGGTGGAAATTATTGAGCTCGGTCTTGACAGGGTGGATTTTCTGGACGAACAAAGAAAGAAAGAATTATTGTCAAAAGCCAAATATCTTGCCTCATCTTTTGGCACTGAATTTACTATTCATGCCCCACACATTGATTCCAGGATCGAGGGAATAAAAATAGATTTTTCAGCCAGTAACGGAAAAAATTTCACTGTTATGGAAAAAGTCGTCAAGATAGCCGCAGAAATCGGAGCGGGATATGTAGTTGTTCATCCAGGCAGTCAGAATGGCGAAAGAAAGTGTCTTAACTCTAATATACTCAATTTAATTCGCCTGTGTGCTCTCGCCGAAGAATACGGCGTCATCCTGCTCTTAGAGAACCTTTTTGACAGGGAAGGAGGAAATAAAGTTGGTGTATTCCCGGGAGAAATTTTCCATATAATTGAAATGGTGGGCTCAGAAAGTTTAAAGATAAATCTGGATATCGGTCATGCGTTTATTGCCTCCAGAGCAAATGGGCTATTCCTGGAAGATTATTTTGAGTTAGGCAGCTACATACATCAAATGCATCTTCATGATAACTTCGGTATCCTGGAGTCAGAAGAAGCAATGTTTGGAGACCGCCACCTTCCTCTGGGACTTGGAAAAATAAATTTCAGGGAAGTATTTAAAAATATATTGAAGACAAATACAAGAAATTTGATCCTGGAACTTAAAAACTCATCGAAAGAAAATACCCTTGAAAGCCTTGTACAAATCAGAGAATTTTGCAATTTAAGGTATGGTTTAACGCCCCTGCATCCTATTGAATCTGCTATCGTATGCGTTCAATAAAGCTTAGGCAACTCCCGTTAATAAGTTGGCATCTATAAATCAAGACAAAATCAGTCGCATATTTACGATAGGAATAAGAAAAACATTAAGGAGTATCATACCCTGATCGGGATGTGCAGTTTCAGCATATTAACAGATAATGCGAACTGTTTGAGAACAGATTAAGAAAGCAGGATTTGTAAATGTTGGTCTCCATCATTTCTTGAACCATAATTTACTGATTTTATATAGTATCTATAGATTCTTGGGAGTAGCTATATATTATTTGATTCAGAATTCTTGCTGGTGAAAAAATAAAATGAATAGATTAAAGATGATACTAATTCTGATCCTGGCAGGCGTGCTGTTAGCGGGATGCGTAAGCAAGCAACCTGCCGAAGTACAGCCTACGGTACAACCTGCGCAGTCGACAGGCGTACCAACCGACCAGACCACAAAAGCCCCGGAAACCTTAAATGGCGCAGGTGCAACATTCCCCTATCCCCTGATATCAAAATGGAGTTCGGAATACAATAAGATAAAGCCGGATGTCCAGATCAATTACCAGAGCGTGGGAAGCGGTGCGGGTATAAAGCAAATAACCGAAAGAACGGTAGATTTCGGTGCAAGTGATGCGCCCCTGACAGAGCAGGAATTTTCAAATATTTCCGGAGTCCTCCAGATACCCGAGTCTATAGGTGCAGTCGTTGTAGCTTATAACCTGCCAGGCATACAGACCGGGGTTAAACTTAGCGGAGATGTGGTTGCTGATATATTCCTCGGGAAAATCACAAAATGGAATGATCCGAGGATAGTTTCCATTAACTCAGGTATCCAGCTCCCGGATAAAGATATTATTGTTGCACACAGGAGCGATGGAAGCGGAACGACCTTTGTCTTCACGGATTATCTTTCAGCCGTCAGTCCCGACTGGAAATCAAAGGCTGGAAAGGGTAAATCGGTTAACTGGCCTGTCGGTCTTGGCGGAAAAGGGAATGAAGGCGTTGCAGGTCTATTAAGCCAGAACCCTTATTCAATAGGTTATATCGAGCTGGCTTATGCCAAACTCCAGAAAATCTCATATGCTTATATCAGGAATAAAGCAGGAAAGTTCATCGAACCGACCCTTGAAACCACTGCAAACGCTGCGGCAGGCGCAGTGCAGACACTGCCAGCAGGCGATGCAAACTGGTCAACCGTGAGTATTGTAAATGCCCCGGGAGATAATTCATATCCTATAGGCAGCTTTACCTATTTCCTTGCCTATAAAGACCAGAAAGACCAGACAAAGGGTAAATTATTGGCTGAATTCCTCTGGTGGGCAGTACATGACGGCCAGAAATATTCCTCAGACCTTCTCTATGTACCGCTGCCGGACGAAGTCATAAGCATTAATGAAAAAACCATAAAACTTATGAACTACAACGGACAACAATTTATTTAGATGGATCGATCGAAATTGTCTTTTTTCCATATCAGCCGGAGTAAACTCTCCGGCGATTTTATTTTTGAAGCTGCTATCGGCTTCTTTGCCCTTAGCATAATGATTCTAGCATTTTTATTGTTCAGAGAGCTTTTTATCGGGTCAGCACTTTCAAGAGACATTTTTGGCATGGGTTTTTTGACAGGTTCCACATGGGACCCCGTCGCTGAGGTATTTGGCGCCCTGCCTTTTATCTTCGGGACTCTCGTATCATCATTTCTTGCCCTGGTCATTGCCGTCCCTTTTAGTCTTGGAATAGCGATATTTCTTTCAGAACTCGCCCCGGAAAAGCTGAGAACACCCTTATCTTTCATAATAGAGTTGCTGGCTGCTATTCCAAGCGTCATTATCGGCCTCTGGGGGATATTCATTCTCGCCCCTTTCATCCGCGACTATCTTGCACCGCCTCTTTCAACATACCTTGGTTTTCTTCCGCTCTTCCAGGGACCGATGTATGGATTATCCATGCTCACCGGCGGAGTGATACTTGCAATCATGATTATCCCAATAACATCATCGGTATCCAGGGAAGTCATTATGACAGTGCCCACACACCAGCGGGAAGCAGCCCTGGCTCTGGGCGCTACAGGCTGGGAGACCACACGAATTGCTGTTCTTCCTTATGCCAGATCAGGAATATTCGGGGCTGTAATCCTTGGGTTTGGCAGGGCGATAGGCGAAACAATGGCAGTGACTATGGTCATCGGGAACAGTCCCAGGATATCAGAGTCACTTTTCTCACCATCGTACACTATGGCCTCGGTTATTGCAAATGAGTTTGTGGAGGCTACCTCAAAGCTTTACATCTCATCTCTTATTGAGATCGGGTTTTTGCTACTGGTCATATCTTTCATAATCAATATTGCAGCCAGGATTCTGGTGTGGAAGCTGCTTAAAGTTGAGGGCGGTGGAGTGACGTGAAATGGAATAAAAGAAGAATAATAGACAGGGTTATGGCAATTCTTACAGCTGCCTGCGTGGCAATTGCCATAATCCCGTTGCTGAGCATCCTCTACACGGTAACCATCAACGGGATATCAGCTGTAAACCTGGATTTTCTTACACAGATCCCCAGGCCTGTTGGTGAACCTGGAGGCGGACTCGGGAATGCAATCCAGGGGACATTCATAGTCGTGGGGATTGCATGCTTAATCGGGCTTCCTGTGGGCATCCTCGCTGGTGTATATCTTTCAGAATATGGACAGAACAGGTTTGGCCGTATAGTAAGTTTTGTTGCTGATGTGCTTACTGGCACACCTTCAATAGTGGCAGGGATGTTCGGTTATACTTTCATTGTCCTTTATTCTGGAAGCTTTTCGGCTATTGCAGGCGGAGTGGCACTATCGGTTTTGATGATACCGATTGTTACAAGAACTACTGAGGAATCCCTCAGGCTTGTGCCCGGATCGATCAAAGAAGCTTCCCTGGCATTAGGAATACCAAAGTGGAAAACAACATTATACATCGTTATAAACACTGCAAGAAGCGGCATAATAACAGGCGTTTTACTTTCCATTGCAAGGATATCAGGTGAGACTGCACCACTTTTGTTTACATCTTTTGGCAATATGTTCTGGGCTAACGGATTAGATAAACCAATATCTACCATGCCAGTACAAATCTATACATACGCAATAACACCCTTCCCTGACTGGCATGCTAAAGCCTGGGGAGGCGCTCTTATTCTGATTATCCTGATTCTTATTTTAAACATTGGAGTGAGGTTTGTTACCAGGAAAAAATATGGAATGTAAAAAGGAGTATAAATGCAGAATAAAATCACAGTAGAAAATCTCAATGCATGGTTTGGAGCCAAACAGGTACTCCATAACATCGATATTGGTATTGAGAAAAACGGGATAACTGCTATCATCGGTCCGTCAGGATGCGGGAAATCCACATTCATCCGATGCATCAATAGAATGCATGAAGTCGTACCAAAAGCAAGAGTCCAGGGTAAAGTGATGGTTGATGACACGGATATCTATGGTAACGATATCGACCCTGTGGATATCAGGAGGCGCATCGGTATGGTATTCCAGAAACCCAATCCATTTCCGACAATGTCAATACGTGATAATGTTGTGGCCGGGTTGAAACTGGGTGGAGTAAAGGATAAAAAGAAGCTCGATCATATCGCCGGGGAGAGCTTAAAAAAGGCCGCTCTCTGGGATGAGGTCAAGAGTGACCTTAACAAATCCGGCGCAAGCTTATCTGGCGGCCAACAGCAGCGCCTGTGCATAGCAAGGGCATTAGCTGTTGAGCCGGATGTTATCCTTTTTGATGAACCCTGCTCAGCCCTTGACCCTATATCTACAAGCAAGATAGAAGACCTGATGATGGAACTTAAAGAAAAATATACCATAGTCATAGTAACGCATAATATGCAGCAGGCAGCAAGAGTCAGTGATCATACGGCTTTCTTCCTGTATGGAAAGCTGGTAGAGTTCGGAGAAACAAATCAGATATTTAAGAAGCCAAAGGAAAAGAGCACTGAAGATTACATAGTCGGGAGGTTTGGATAATATGGTCCGGGAAGCGTATCACAAAGACCTTCACAGGTTGAAGGGAGATATAGTTAACATGGGAAACCTTGTTGGAAGTGCAATAAGGGATGCAGTAATTTCTCTTAGAAATCGTGATGTGGAGATGGCCCAGAATGTCATTGACATGGATAATGAGATAGATGCCCTGGATCATGAAATTGAGGAGAACTGCATGCGTCTTCTTGCTCTCCAGCAACCTATGGCGCGGGATTTGCGGCTGATAATCGCAGTTTTAAAAATGTCTATTGATCTTGAAAGGATTGGCGATCTTTCTTTAGAAATAGCGGTTATTACGAAGATGAGTGCTGATGTGCCTCCCGTTAAGCCTCTCATCGATATACCAAGAATGTCAGATATCTGCCAGGAAATGATCAGGGATTGCATGAATGCCTTTGAAAATAAGGATGTGGAGCTTGCAAGAAAGACCGCCAGGAGAGATGATGAGATCGATGCGCTCTTTGACCAGGTAAGAAGGGAACTTATTACAATTATGATCGAGGAACCAAAAAAGATAACTGGCGCACAACACCTGACTTTTGTCGCAAGATATCTTGAGAGAATAGGGGATCACATAACGAACCTGTGCGAAAGCGTTGTTTTTATGGTGACAGGAGAAAGGGTGGAGTTAAATTAGCTCCTCTGAATAATTCTTTCTTTTATTCTTTTCCGATCATGACTTCTGTCGCTTTTACTATAGCCATTACTTTATCATTCTTTTTGATATCGAGGGATTCAACCGCTTCTGTTGTTATTACCGCAGTTATTGTTGCAGGTTCTATCTGGATCTTGACTTTTGACACAAGGTCCCCTTTCTCGATATCCAATACTTTACCTTTCATCTGATTTCTTGCAGATATTTTCAACCCGATCACCTCCCAGAATGTTTTATCATACACTGTTTGAGTAAGTATATTTTGATATGTACTATATTCGTCTATTAAGTCTATTGCTTTTTCGGTCAAAAATGTTCCCTGGTCTTTTCCGCCCCTTCTTTTGATTATTACGGGCTCTCCCACGCTTTCTTGAATTTCGTTTAGCAGAAGCCATGCATGCTTATAAGAGATATTTGTTTTTTTGCAGGCTTTGTTCAAAGAACCCTCTTCTTTAATGGCTTTAAGGAGAGAGACTTTTCCCTCACCCATGATTGGTTCATCTTTGTTGTTTACCAGCCATAATTTTGTTTTAACCTGTGTTCGTTCCATCGCAACCTTGAATTAAGAAAGGTTTATTAATATATAAACTCTCCATTTATAAACGCGTAAGACCTCGCATCTTTAGGGTAAGTGAATATCTGCTCTTTAGTATTTACCTCAATCAACTCTCCATTAAGCAGAATTCCCACCCTGTCGGCGATGCGCCTGACCTGGTGCATATTGTGGGATGCCATAATAATCGTCGTGCCAGGATCGTTTCTTATCTTTCTGATAATTTCCTCTATCTTCGCAACATTGGCCGGGTCAAGATTAGCCGTCGGCTCATCAAGAAGAAGGACATCAGGTTTAAAGACAATCGCCCTTGCAAAAGCCATTCTCTGGGCTTCCCCGCCTGAAAGGGTCAGAGCTTTTTGTTTCTCACAGCCTCTAAGTCCCACAAGATTTAGCGCATCAGCTACTTTTTCTTCAATTTTGTTTCTATCTGCGCCCCGAATGGCCAGTCCATAGGCTACATTATCGAAGACCGAAGAATTGAATATCGCAGGTTTCTGAAAAAGCATTGACATCCTGGACATGATATTGTTTTTCTTATTGATCAAATATTCATTCCCATTAAACACTATTCTTCCTGATGAGTGTGTATCCAAAAAATTTATGATCCGAAGCATTGTGGTCTTCCCAACCCCGCTTGGCCCCATGAAAGCAAAAATCTCCCCTCGATAAATTTCAAGGTTGATATTTTTCAATACTTCTTTATTCCCAAAGGATTTGCCAAGGTTCTCTATCCGGAACAATTCCTCCATTTTAATTTCTCCTCTGGAAATAGTTTGCCAGGATATTAAGGGAAAGTACAAGGGAGATAAGTATAATTCCGAGAGCTATCGATGTTGAGATATCGCCTTTACTGGTTTCGGATGTGATTGCGGTGGTGAGCGTTCTGGTTTCAGAGAGTCCTTCACCTATTCCCCCTACACTTCCCGTGCGTGCTATGTTGCCACCTACGATGAGAATGGCCCCAACTTCTGCCAGTCCCCTTCCAAGTCCTGCAAGTATCGCTGTGATGATGCCAAACCTTGCCTCTTTTAATGTCGCAATCACTGCATCTGTTTTGTTTCCACCGAGAGTATAGACCGTCTCGATTATCGATTGGGGAACAGATTTTATTGCAGCAAGAGAAATGCCGGATATTATTGGTGTAATAAGAATATACTGGACAAGGATCATTGCTTCCTGCGTGTAAATAATATCCAGGAACCCAAAGGGACCAACAGGCACAACCATCAGGAAAACAAGGAGGCCAACAAAAACAGGGGGAAGCCCCATACCAGTATTAATCAGTGTGATGATGACCTGCTTACCCCTAAAGTGCATGAAAGATATGGCAAACGCCAATGGTATTGCAGTAAAGGTAGCAAGTATAGTGGCGGTGCCTGATACTTTGACAGAAACGCCTGTTATGCTCAGGATATATGGGTTCTGGCTGAATATCAGCTCAAACGCTTTAATAATTCCCTGTATCAAAAAGTCAGAGCTGCTCATGTCCGGCCTTTCTGTTGATTCATGTTTACTTCAATAGAAAAGATATGCATTCACCAGCTCACCTTTTTTAATATCCCTGTCTGTCATTACATACCCTTCAACGACGCAGGACCTCGGAGATGCCGAGATTATAGCAGTATTATATTCCTTATCAACCAACTTCATCTCTTTGCCGTATCCGATGGCTTTGTTATTTATTATCTTCATGAAAAGGATATATTCAAAACCTTTTTCCGGCAGCACAACATCCTCATTTATCGTAAGTTCATGCATTGCCCTTGGCATATCCGTGAAATATCTCTTCACGACTATTTCAAGAGCAGTGAAAGCCCCTGTTGGTTTGCCCGGAAGTGCAAATACAGGAGTGTTATTCACAATGCCGACAGCACAGGGTTTTCCTGGCCTGATAGCGACCCCGTGGAATACTATTTCTCCTGTCCGGGCAATGATATCTGCAACGAAATCGCGCTCACCCACTGAAATACCGCCTGTCGTAAATACTGCGTCGTATTTTTCACATGCTTGCAGCAGCATATTCTTTGTTCTGTCATAGTCGTCAGGGACAGCGCCTATAAATTCGGACTCGTGGCCTGATTCTTTCAAAAATCCCTGTATCAGCACTGCACTTGTATTTTTTATCATTCCGTTATAAATTTCTGTGCCCGTGGAAATTATACCGGCTTTGATTTTTTTATAAACAGGAACCTTTTCGATGCCAAGACTATATAATAGCGCAGCGCTCTGGGGCATTATCCGGTGATTTTTCTCAAATATCCTGTCTCCGGCACTGTAATCCGAGCCTTTTCGGAACACGTTTTCCCATGTATTTAGCTTTTTTCCGTATAGAAGGTCCCTTTTAACCTCCGCATCCTCGATTTTCAGCACTGCATCAGCGCCTTCCGGGAGTATTGCGCCTGTTGCGATTGCCATAGCCTCGCCGCTCTTTATCTTTACAATGCTGTCGCCAGCGTATACTTTCCCGGATATTTTGAGCGGGTAAGGTTCAGAGCTTCTGACTGCAAACCCGTCCATCGCAGAAATATCGAACGCAGGGGACATGGATTCCGCAATAATATCTTCACCGAGCTCCCTTCCCACAGAATCGGGAAGGGCAACCTTTTCTGATTCGCGCCTGAAGTAATATGTGCTCTTTAGCTGCTTTATTCTTTCAAGCGCTTCTGTGAGTGTTATTATTGTTTTCACATTATTATGTTAGCTTAAACATAACATAATTGATATAAACTTATCGAAAGTCGGTAACAACATAAATTAGTTTTTGTAATAGATAAAAATCTGGCGCGCATCGACCGGCGCTGGGTTAGAGCGCTGAGATTTCAGGGTGGGGATTCCATAATTGGCAGCACCTTTATTTTCCTTCAGAAGGGTGCTGTAAAAATATGTCTTAAATGAAGAGCATGGATTTTAGAAGAAGGAACACGGATTGCACGGATCATACGGATTTTCACGGATAATCAAATCCGTGGGTATCCGCGTCATCCTCACAATCTGTGTTCGTATATACAACATCGCTGCAAAAATAGTTCTGGCTGTCAGGCGCCGCCGATGCGCATGGGGGCATGGGGATGGACGATGAGGGTGCTGGTTTGCGTTGTTTGTGGTTTTATATATTCTTTTCACCGCAAAGGGCGCAAAGATTTTGAGGGACGCGCCAGTCTCATTTTAGGCGGCGCATGAGCAGGATAAGGGGGTCTTCTGGGTTGTTGATATACAAATAATGGCAAAATTTGGCTCATGACTATTTATGCAAAAGTTCATTAAATTCTTCCACTGTAAGTCCTGCTTGCTTAATTATAGTTCTTAAAGTTCCGCGTGCAATCTCATTATGGTTTGGAATTGTTAGAGCCTGTTTTTCAGGGTTTCTTAAAGGATATGACTTCTGTTTGACCTCGAACATAATATCCGATTTTAGTCAGTGCTTTTATTACTTCTTGTCCAGAGACAATGGGCAATTTGCTCATATGGCAACAGAAACCATTGTTTCTTTAATTCCGGCATGGGGAGTTATCGGAATACCATCTTCCGCCAACATCGATATATGCAACTCGATAGCATCCTTAATGTTTTCCTGGGCTTCTTTTTCTGTTTTGCCCTGGGATATACAGCCGGGTAAAGATGGCACTGTAGCCACATACCAGCCGTCTTCGTCTTTTTCCAGTAATACTTTAAATTTCATCAAAATGCCTCAATTGATGTATATCAATAATATTTATTGAATAGATAAAGTATTTATGGTACCAATATACGGTAACAATTTCATCGTTTTTCCATGGCACGAAGCTGGCGGCATGGCGGGGCAGCCGGATGCGCGCGCATTGACCGGCGCTGGGTTCGTGGGCTGAGGGTGAGATTCCATAATTAGCGGCAGCGCAAAGGGTGTGAAGAATTATAGTGAAAGCTTATGAATTTCCGGGTAATAAAGAATATTATGCAAGTCCAGAAATTGATGAGCCGGATGAAAAAATTAGAAAAAGAGATGCAAGAGTTAAGAAGCAGTATCTATTCTAATGTTAAAGTTTCTAGAATAAAATCAAAAACGAGGATGCATAAAGCTGCACTGGATTTTCTAATTCTAAAGAATATCCCGGATAAACTTGAATTGGATTCTGTTGAAATGATCAGAAATGAGAGAAAGCATGCCAGAGGCTATTAATAATAGAGTAAACCTGGATTCAAATGTTTTTATCTTTGTTCTCAAAGAGAATGAAAAGTATAGCAAAGAATTTTGATAGCCTATTTTTTGATTTCATGTTAAGTTTTATATGTATATTCTGCGTTAGGTTTAATATGCAAGCTGATGTCATTAAAGAAGGACTTGTTATTCCTTATAGGACTCTTCATGATGCAAGAATATCCGGAACCCTTGAAGTCAAGATCGGAGAGAAAGAACTCATAATCAAGGAAAAAAATATCACACGAAGAATGAAGGGCTATTGTGGGAAATTGAGAATCTCTCAAAAGGAAATGAAGGAGATTTATTCGGATAGCATTTTAGAAAAATATGAGAAATGAGCTGTCAAACTTTAGAGATAAGCCAATATTTGTTGATGCAAATATATTTGTCTATCATGCGGCAGAATCAAAATATAGCGAATCGGTAACCGCTTTTTTGGAAAAAGTTGAGTTTAAAGAAGTAGAGGCTTATACTTCCCCGTCAGTTATTGATGAGGCAGCTTATGTCCTTATTATAAATAAAGGACTTGATTTACTTGAATCCAGAAGTTCTCGAAAAGTGAGAGAAAAGATTGAAAATGATCGGGATTTCGCCCTGAAGTGCTATTCTGTCCTTGAAGATTTTTTGGGTTATGTTAAATCATTGGACGGCCTGAAACTTCTAGAGGTCACAGGCGAGGATGCTTTCAGGATATATGAGTTTGGAACATCATATCTTCTTCATCCAAAAGATGCGCTGCATCTGTCTGTTATGAAACGATACAGGATATTTGACATTGCTACTAACGATAGCGATTTCGAGAGAGTTAAATGGATCAAAGTCTGGAAACCATGAGTAGTTCGCATATATTTGCAGGCTGCGGGGCAGCCAGATGCGCGCGCATTGACCGGCGCTGGGTTCGTGCGCTGAGGGTGGGATTCCGTAATTGGAAAGGTGGCACAGCCATGCAAAAATAGTTCTGGCTGTCAGGCGCCGCCGGAACGATGCACATTGGGGGGGCACGGGGATGTGCGATGAGGGCGCTGGTTTGCGTTGCTTGTGGTTTTATCGGTGTTTGATAACTCAAAGTAAATATCTTATATCTATTTGATCAGTACATCCACCACTTTCATAAATTCTCTACAAACTGCGATTCCAACATGCAAATCCATCCCTATTTCCGCAAAATCAAGCGAATACTGAGTCTCATGCCTGGCATCGCGAAGGGTATCGAGGTAATCGAGGAAATCCCTGTTTAGCAACTTTGTATTAACATATTTTTCTTCAACGTAGCGGGCAATGCAAAAATGGCTTCTTTCTTTTATCCCGTCTTTAAAAAGCAGTGCCCTTGCAACGTGAAAGAAGGCATTATAAAGAGCAATCGTACCCATTCGTTGTTTGCCAATTTTAACTAAATCTTCGGCATCAGTCAGGAAAAGCCCAGCCTGTATAAGGCTTTTTTTCGCCAGTCCTGTGCT
It contains:
- the pstC gene encoding phosphate ABC transporter permease subunit PstC — encoded protein: MDRSKLSFFHISRSKLSGDFIFEAAIGFFALSIMILAFLLFRELFIGSALSRDIFGMGFLTGSTWDPVAEVFGALPFIFGTLVSSFLALVIAVPFSLGIAIFLSELAPEKLRTPLSFIIELLAAIPSVIIGLWGIFILAPFIRDYLAPPLSTYLGFLPLFQGPMYGLSMLTGGVILAIMIIPITSSVSREVIMTVPTHQREAALALGATGWETTRIAVLPYARSGIFGAVILGFGRAIGETMAVTMVIGNSPRISESLFSPSYTMASVIANEFVEATSKLYISSLIEIGFLLLVISFIINIAARILVWKLLKVEGGGVT
- the pstS gene encoding phosphate ABC transporter substrate-binding protein PstS, which encodes MNRLKMILILILAGVLLAGCVSKQPAEVQPTVQPAQSTGVPTDQTTKAPETLNGAGATFPYPLISKWSSEYNKIKPDVQINYQSVGSGAGIKQITERTVDFGASDAPLTEQEFSNISGVLQIPESIGAVVVAYNLPGIQTGVKLSGDVVADIFLGKITKWNDPRIVSINSGIQLPDKDIIVAHRSDGSGTTFVFTDYLSAVSPDWKSKAGKGKSVNWPVGLGGKGNEGVAGLLSQNPYSIGYIELAYAKLQKISYAYIRNKAGKFIEPTLETTANAAAGAVQTLPAGDANWSTVSIVNAPGDNSYPIGSFTYFLAYKDQKDQTKGKLLAEFLWWAVHDGQKYSSDLLYVPLPDEVISINEKTIKLMNYNGQQFI
- the pstB gene encoding phosphate ABC transporter ATP-binding protein, with the translated sequence MQNKITVENLNAWFGAKQVLHNIDIGIEKNGITAIIGPSGCGKSTFIRCINRMHEVVPKARVQGKVMVDDTDIYGNDIDPVDIRRRIGMVFQKPNPFPTMSIRDNVVAGLKLGGVKDKKKLDHIAGESLKKAALWDEVKSDLNKSGASLSGGQQQRLCIARALAVEPDVILFDEPCSALDPISTSKIEDLMMELKEKYTIVIVTHNMQQAARVSDHTAFFLYGKLVEFGETNQIFKKPKEKSTEDYIVGRFG
- the pstA gene encoding phosphate ABC transporter permease PstA codes for the protein MAILTAACVAIAIIPLLSILYTVTINGISAVNLDFLTQIPRPVGEPGGGLGNAIQGTFIVVGIACLIGLPVGILAGVYLSEYGQNRFGRIVSFVADVLTGTPSIVAGMFGYTFIVLYSGSFSAIAGGVALSVLMIPIVTRTTEESLRLVPGSIKEASLALGIPKWKTTLYIVINTARSGIITGVLLSIARISGETAPLLFTSFGNMFWANGLDKPISTMPVQIYTYAITPFPDWHAKAWGGALILIILILILNIGVRFVTRKKYGM
- the phoU gene encoding phosphate signaling complex protein PhoU translates to MVREAYHKDLHRLKGDIVNMGNLVGSAIRDAVISLRNRDVEMAQNVIDMDNEIDALDHEIEENCMRLLALQQPMARDLRLIIAVLKMSIDLERIGDLSLEIAVITKMSADVPPVKPLIDIPRMSDICQEMIRDCMNAFENKDVELARKTARRDDEIDALFDQVRRELITIMIEEPKKITGAQHLTFVARYLERIGDHITNLCESVVFMVTGERVELN
- a CDS encoding sugar phosphate isomerase/epimerase: MNTKVGMNSPRIKEFGGEIDAQEVEIIELGLDRVDFLDEQRKKELLSKAKYLASSFGTEFTIHAPHIDSRIEGIKIDFSASNGKNFTVMEKVVKIAAEIGAGYVVVHPGSQNGERKCLNSNILNLIRLCALAEEYGVILLLENLFDREGGNKVGVFPGEIFHIIEMVGSESLKINLDIGHAFIASRANGLFLEDYFELGSYIHQMHLHDNFGILESEEAMFGDRHLPLGLGKINFREVFKNILKTNTRNLILELKNSSKENTLESLVQIREFCNLRYGLTPLHPIESAIVCVQ
- a CDS encoding LysR family transcriptional regulator; this encodes MERTQVKTKLWLVNNKDEPIMGEGKVSLLKAIKEEGSLNKACKKTNISYKHAWLLLNEIQESVGEPVIIKRRGGKDQGTFLTEKAIDLIDEYSTYQNILTQTVYDKTFWEVIGLKISARNQMKGKVLDIEKGDLVSKVKIQIEPATITAVITTEAVESLDIKKNDKVMAIVKATEVMIGKE